One Cellulomonas sp. WB94 genomic window, GTCGGTCACGGCCTGGCCGGAGCGCAACCTGCTCTGGAGCAGGTTGTGCAGGGTGGTCGGGTGCTCGGGCGGCACCTCGATCGGCTCGGAGGTCTTCCACCCGAGTCGGTTGAGACGGAGTTGGAACTCGCGATACTGGCGGTCGGAGATCTCGTCGATGTCGTACGCGCGCCTGATGAGCGCGGCGATGGACATTCCCCACTTGGGCTTGAGCTCGACGAGCCGACGGAACTGCGCCGTGGTGAGGCCAGCCAGGTCGGGACGGATCTCCTCCGGAGGCGCGAGTAGCGAGGCCGCGAACAGGTCGGCCTGGGCCTCCTGGTCGTCGCCCGGGAGGCGGTGCATCACCAGGTGCCCGAGTTCGTGCGCGATGGTGAAGCGCTGCCGGTCTCCGCTCAGGCCGCCGTTGACCACGAGCATCGGCACGCGACCGGGCGTCTGCGGCCACGACGACACAGCGTCTTGCGCTGTCGAGCCCAGAGGCCGCTCGAACACGACGACGCCGGCGTTCTCGAGAGCACCGACAAGGTCCTTGACCGGACCCGCCGGCAGGCGCAAATGCTCCCGCACGATCGCCGCGATCTCAACCGGATCAGGCGCATCGAGCTGGGCCACTCGCGGAAGAGTGACGGGCGTGACCGGCTGCCCGTCCATGATCTGTTCGATGGAGAGCCTCGACAGGTGCGCGAGCGCCTGGATCTTGTTCTTCGCGACCGCTGTCAGGCGGGAGGATCGCCGCCGATTGTGTAGGCAGGAGACATCGAGGCCGAGCTGGGGTGTCGGGTGCGTCAAGAGCTCGACGGGGCAGTCGAGGGCGTGCGCCACGTGGCGCAAGGTGTCGCCCTTGAGTTCGGCGAGCCCATTCTCGGCCTTGGAGATCGTCGACTGGTTGACGTCGGCGAGGGTCGCGAGCTCTCGCTGCGACAGCCCTTTGGCATCGCGAACGAGTACGAGCATTCGACGGTCAGCGCTCTTCTCGGTGCTCGCCGCTGCAGTCATGGGGAGATCGTATCACCAGGTGCATCGTTTCGGCATCACCTGCGTGATATTTGCCGGGGCCCGCCGCCGGTCAGGGTCGTTGCGCCGTGTGCCCGTCCGGCGCCGTCCGACGGTTGCACAGGACGCGAGGGAAGGACGCTGGACGCAGGGAGTGGGTTGTGGGCGAGGACTGAACCACGACCGCTCTGACATCACACAGCACTTTGCCTTGGCGCTCGAACCCCGCCGCTACTCGCGAGCGCCGCGAGTGCGGCCGATGAAGGTCTCGAGCTCCTGCGCTGTCGACACGAGCGCCTTGACGATTTCGTCGAGAGCCCTCGCCTGCCGCAGGTTCAGCTCCGCTCCCCACGTGCTCAAGGCTGCCTCGGTGAACCTGCGTAGCTGCCTCGCCGCGTCCTCGACCCGAGCGAGCTCCGAAGGGTCGATCGCGACCCGCTCCTTCTGATCGGGAACCAGTCGAGCGTCGTACACGAGCGGGTAGACGCGCGATCCACCGGTGTGCTCGAACTTCCACTTCGCCTGATAGAACGCGCGGCGCTTCCGGCGATGAACGGTGCAGTACTTCGAGCGCGGTTCGCGGCGGACGCGTCGACCGAACGTCTCGCAGTCGTCGCACCAGAAGCCCGGCGCAAGGACTCGCGACTGGGCCACAGCGCCTCCAAAATGTGCTCTGACCTGCGTATATACCGTCACTCCACTTGATGAAGCCCTTGCTCGCCGGCTAGGTTGGGAGATCCGGTCGACGTCGAGTCGACACTCAAGAGGTTGTTCCGGCTGCTGTCGTACGTCGCACTCATCAAGGTTGTGCTTTGTCGCCATCCGCGCGACGACGAGTTCAGATCGACCGATCGGCACAAAGCGAAAGGCGCCACCCGAGGGTGACGCCCTTGCTGGACGGCGGAGCGCCAACTCCGCCGCTGAGAGGTCCCCGACCACCACAGGCAAGGAACCACCGCGTTGTACGTAACGAAGACAGCATCACACGCGCCCGTGCTCGACGCCAGGCACCTCTCGGGCGTGCCCTGTGCCTAGGCCGTCTCAGCCAGGACCCATCAGCGCCGAGGCCATCTGAACGGCGACGCTCGGGTACCAGCCGAACGGCGCTGGTCATGACCGCTGGGATGAGATCGGTCCCTTCGTCCGGGACGCCGTGGTCAACGGCGGCTGCACATCCCTGTCCGGCGTGTATGTCGCCCTCAAGGCCGTGTCCGCGTTTGCCGACTGGGCGGCCTCGCACGCCATGCCGCTCGACAAGGAAGCCCTTCTTGACGAGCCGACGGTCGAGCATTTCGTCGCCGTCGGTCTGAACGGCATCAGCAATCGGAGTCGCGCCACCTATGCGTCGACCCTGCGGCGCATCGGCAGGCTCGCCACCCGGCGCGCGTACTTGGTCGCCGGAACCACTGACGCACTCGCACAAGCTAGTGGCACCGCCGTACCGCTACGACGAGGTCGACTGGATGTGGGAGATCGCAAGGACTCAGAAGACACCAGGCCGCACCCGTGGCGCTCTGGCACTGCTCTCACTCGCCCTGTGCGCTGGACTCAAGGGCCATGAGGTCGGCGCCGTGCGCGCCGACGATGTCCAGTTCCGCGACGACGCCGTGCTCGTGC contains:
- a CDS encoding XRE family transcriptional regulator, which produces MTAAASTEKSADRRMLVLVRDAKGLSQRELATLADVNQSTISKAENGLAELKGDTLRHVAHALDCPVELLTHPTPQLGLDVSCLHNRRRSSRLTAVAKNKIQALAHLSRLSIEQIMDGQPVTPVTLPRVAQLDAPDPVEIAAIVREHLRLPAGPVKDLVGALENAGVVVFERPLGSTAQDAVSSWPQTPGRVPMLVVNGGLSGDRQRFTIAHELGHLVMHRLPGDDQEAQADLFAASLLAPPEEIRPDLAGLTTAQFRRLVELKPKWGMSIAALIRRAYDIDEISDRQYREFQLRLNRLGWKTSEPIEVPPEHPTTLHNLLQSRLRSGQAVTDLARTALMTEQSFRRYFPIEPRDSAMTA